The following are encoded together in the Plasmodium knowlesi strain H genome assembly, chromosome: 8 genome:
- a CDS encoding eukaryotic translation initiation factor 3 subunit K, putative — MDVKSIIEEVQAIKVYPHMMFNASKLKILSDYVDIAFGNNEHFDNEVMLTLLRLFCLYPHCFDKIVIKKILVCVLYNINDIDMNIYLSLINPNLYDDNIKSIVYLYDLIKECHFIKMWNCIKNNQWMDDRTCDYSFLANHEIFITNIRKYIINCITLSFENISLENMAAYLNFQDMNELEAFLNENKWTVKNAVHKDEEMKICSNGNIETMQQSKKTINTYFNEDNISSYISKLNN; from the exons ATGGATGTGAAAAGTATTATCGAGGAGGTTCAGGCCATTAAGGTATATCCTCATATGATGTTCAACGCTTCCAAGCTAA AAATCCTGAGTGACTATGTTGACATTGCCTTTGGAAACAATGAACACTTCGACAACGAAGTGATGTTGACGCTGCTGAGGTTGTTCTGTCTGTACCCACACTGCtttgataaaattgtaataaaaaaaatacttgtGTGTGTCCTGTACAACATAAACGACATAGACATGAATATATACCTCAGTCTCATTAACCCCAACTTGTATGACGACAACATCAAAAGCATCGTCTATCTGTACGATTTAATTAAGGAGTGCCATTTCATTAAAATGTGGAATTGTATCAAGAACAACCAATGGATGGACGACCGCACCTGCGACTACTCCTTCTTAGCAAATCACGAGATTTTTATAACCAACATTAGGAAGTACATAATAAATTGTATTACTCTGAgctttgaaaatatttctcttGAAAATATGGCCGCTTATTTGAATTTCCAGGATATGAACGAACTGGAAGCTTTTTTAAATGAGAACAAGTGGACTGTTAAAAACGCTGTGCATAAGGATGAAGAGATGAAAATATGTTCCAATGGAAACATAGAAACGATGCAACAGAGCAAGAAGACCATCAATACCTACTTTAACGAGGATAATATATCATCTTACATTAGCAAACTCAACAATTGA
- a CDS encoding trafficking protein particle complex subunit 4, putative, producing the protein MYSLYVNNQHGTLVYEKHFSDEIKLNSNEEIRLASMLHGISTISEKINVHAPPINESKRNIFKSLEKKGIETIEGDGFKIQCYDTLTGIKIFIVHKDDLNIEANTYLKRVHELYSDIILKNPFYDIDMPIRSAVFNEQIEKLFAGL; encoded by the exons ATGTATTCACTCTATGTCAACAATCAGCATGGTACGTTAGTTTACGAAAAG CATTTCAGCGACGAAATAAAGTTAAACAGTAATGAAGAGATAAGACTGGCCTCCATGCTGCACGGCATTTCGACCATATCTGAGAAAATCAATGTGCATGCGCCCCCCATAAATGAATCGAAGAGAAACATTTTCAAGTCACTAGAGAAGAAGGGCATCGAGACAATCGAGGGGGATGGTTTCAAAATCCAATGTTACGACACGTTGACaggaattaaaatttttattgtgCACAAAGATGATCTCAACATCGAAGCCAACACCTATTTGAAAAGGGTTCACGAATTGTATAGCGACATCATTTTGAAGAACCCCTTCTACGATATTGATATGCCTATACGTTCCGCCGTTTTTAACGAGCAAATCGAGAAGCTCTTCGCGGGCTTATGA
- a CDS encoding ATP-dependent RNA helicase DHX57, putative: MDGEEERQPTKRLEGSNPEGYHHHPMRRPNEPHFSAFERGPASIPCENTTTQVPTYYHHENDQVYLRQETFLPKWSNCHQEFFGDEQSWDKHAVEETNNDNLWGVHQSNNNGIGELPYRGAPNGAIFNNFMRVPLNVDEVRMSTGLTHGGSMQMNTWMYHPNQSNQHMVRVDHHAYAGMSAVSVASVASVASSSGANSSAGFPTGYDPRPVGSVHPSMGYHQAVPPQQGYGAQKGYPPCVDNPNGTSESSCALPGNNPYAAEASPNYNDRRRGNFGKYGGKGGGDNSKREVVNRHRYQHSGSGVKNPNGELHYRMCNDESDPPYAVRMYQGGGDCGNSVNSSRGNRSVGNRSVGNRSVGNRSVGNRFAGNRSAAHRLQKTRPVASSEGKGRELTGAKGIKLKTEKKILLTEDSQKSAQRNIQKLSIYKSRSDILKMIEQNDITFIQGETGSGKSTCVPKFLLEQNLKEGKEKINIIVTEPRRIACISLSRILSELINEKLGNTVGYRIAGEAVYDSEKTLVTYITVGFLFKLFLHHRNMYKKFTHIIIDEIHDRSILLDIVLLFIKVYLHSRRKDEKIFKLVIMSATMQSNLFHSYFAHENISVGSIFIGTKIYSIDTFYIEDIIRYARGGDIEEDDEDRSDREGGELPPSGSLTPSLTRPPRCEKVIEFILRQKNRTKLQLSRGAEALLQRIKNEYDKSINLFNSKNAQNESNRDIDVEQIIPANVFSNISELCLELVHNLCLLGDSVLIFLSGMQDITDMYHQLCILINNNANKHQVRFHIHILHSCLYDNTIHKLHESDKDHINIFLSSNIAESSITIPNVRLVIDFCIQKNIEYNSDRRAHILVKKWINKSSMEQRKGRCGRTCHGICIRMISKNFLNLLKDHKVSEVYTHSLHLLYLYILKSMSVLSKLIRGPQKAGIQDTPPDGSSTGVDTIPHNNKLSMHDVLGMIIEKPSKEKIRSTRHELEKMKAIIKIKDKLVISIIGQIMIRFNMGIYLCRLLLFGVIMDVTFDTIIITSIINTNDIFPSFNLFTSKSVYSYGVSLEMSLKQKHYFDGKTYSEPIMLRNVFIEWLCVFSLYVQDLKTQNKFEMCHLKSYYITTCTIMSKRNNINAKKLLCVISSVNNLCRRLLKILSRDSNAYRSAVYLLNLLKGEVPPTDNGLQNNGGMDDAPPHDPMDETLNWKNVFRIVTRYACYDPSNENLYLKFLFSLAFTPLFIHGSPHLPIQTDSEKKTKGKKLLTLLNYMTYQKLNVKNCIYFRGPYYDLNILRKALFIMCPYLSFDLLKTKNFYIIHFSDKGGVNKYLNESPPKGGFSSPAVTDDTETDFNQSIGNNNYGVLLGPELRRALSNTTNEVLYEGIIEKIKRELLQMYGNNIEKNIFLNFHDNIIKVVHPVQAIVPVHVNQKDEINNGSLCTNIINMFSSGRTCFSIPLWKGSSHGGSHYRSGASRVSNYFNHQYEMNKPKHLFLVKWTLLNTDNYKISKREKAEREMRRAERQAQKLEQNRGQVRSETKVDRMGCTNLHMNEDDDGEDDDELGEGDIPSKCANQNDAISEEQKGEAASRNANNSTSDCSDLSNKGKKKKMKCNLNFKSILGFLSLCPFDYDAEKGIYRRQTQDIFAVCSSIDYSCTNDTYTWVNYATVIPNKYFLSFFLSSLPYHDNVIINTRTNLRGFEVLSVKIFDSKEIVILDARKKKPKGGDTMTAQGDNRGVTYEERKQGVPPTSLFINKYDLLRINYLRYCLSSFLFFLTWMYNNRDEEEYCMETSHLGEKCTSTALANSSRGEANTGWVAQSNRKTGNTGDNGGDVHSDPEEKADRDVTEEVNEPDEYFSEDDAMSDVEENRVLRESPYIRRVIQNLIEENNREEINYDMYAVENDDDEDDENDEEDDDDGSDDSDNDDEDNDVHHGEWGGTALPYRRERSAQFNLSLLRASEDLETLDVTWNDGKGAHLLKTYDHLHSYLSSPNDPSLSNSSPREKYQTCLSSVKKCHLNNNISLHILQSVNAYAKGCTSEEFLFFNPINLGPMEDLNYRLRCMYYEECSTDRDTTHNRVGGS, encoded by the coding sequence ATGGACGGCGAGGAGGAAAGGCAACCCACTAAGAGGTTGGAAGGAAGTAACCCAGAGGGGTACCACCATCATCCGATGCGAAGACCCAATGAACCCCATTTTAGCGCATTCGAGAGGGGGCCTGCAAGCATTCCCTGTGAAAATACAACAACACAGGTTCCAACATATTATCACCACGAAAATGACCAGGTGTACTTGAGGCAAGAAACTTTCCTACCTAAATGGTCTAATTGTCACCAGGAGTTCTTTGGAGATGAGCAGTCGTGGGACAAGCACGCAGTAGAAGAGACGAATAATGACAACCTCTGGGGGGTACACCAATCCAATAATAATGGGATAGGAGAATTACCCTATAGAGGTGCCCCCAATGGAGCCATATTTAATAACTTCATGAGGGTTCCCCTGAATGTGGATGAAGTGAGAATGAGCACAGGACTTACCCATGGTGGAAGCATGCAGATGAACACTTGGATGTATCACCCAAATCAGAGCAACCAACATATGGTTCGGGTGGACCACCACGCTTATGCAGGCATGTCTGCAGTGTCCGTTGCGTCTGTTGCATCTGTTGCTTCTTCCTCTGGTGCTAATTCATCCGCAGGTTTCCCCACGGGTTACGACCCCCGACCGGTTGGTAGTGTACACCCGTCAATGGGATACCACCAGGCTGTTCCCCCCCAACAGGGGTATGGCGCCCAGAAGGGGTACCCCCCCTGTGTTGACAACCCAAACGGAACCAGCGAGAGTTCCTGTGCCTTACCAGGGAACAACCCCTATGCGGCGGAAGCATCCCCAAATTATAATGATAGGCGTAGAGGCAATTTTGGCAAGTACGGAGGTAAAGGTGGGGGGGATAATTCCAAGCGGGAGGTAGTGAACAGGCACAGGTACCAACACAGTGGAAGTGGTGTGAAGAACCCCAATGGAGAATTGCATTATAGAATGTGTAATGATGAGAGTGACCCTCCCTATGCTGTGAGAATGTACCAGGGGGGAGGCGACTGTGGTAATAGTGTCAACTCCAGCAGAGGAAATCGCTCTGTTGGAAATCGCTCTGTTGGAAATCGATCAGTTGGAAATCGATCCGTTGGAAATCGTTTCGCTGGAAATCGCTCCGCCGCGCACCGACTCCAGAAAACCCGCCCAGTAGCATCCAGTGAGGGGAAGGGTCGAGAGTTAACTGGCGCAAAGGGGATCAAACTGAAAACAGAGAAGAAAATCCTGCTAACGGAGGACAGCCAAAAGAGCGCCCAAAGGAACATACAAAAGCTTTCCATCTATAAATCCAGAAGTGATATCCTAAAAATGATCGAACAGAATGACATAACGTTCATTCAAGGTGAAACAGGTTCTGGAAAATCAACATGTGTTCCCAAGTTTTTGCTGGAACAGAAtctgaaagaaggaaaagaaaaaataaacatcaTTGTAACCGAACCCAGAAGAATCGCCTGCATTTCCTTGTCCAGGATTTTATCGGAGCtgataaatgaaaaattgggAAACACAGTAGGTTATAGAATTGCAGGGGAGGCAGTCTATGACAGCGAGAAAACTCTAGTTACATACATAACCGTcggttttctttttaagttGTTTCTTCATCATAGAAATATGTATAAGAAATTTACCCACATCATCATCGATGAGATTCACGATCGGAGCATCCTCCTTGACATCGTCTTGCTTTTCATTAAGGTATACCTCCACAGTAGGAGGAAGGACGAGAAGATTTTCAAGTTGGTTATAATGTCAGCGACGATGCAGAGCAATCTGTTCCACTCATACTTTGCGCATGAGAACATCTCCGTGGGGTCTATTTTTATAGGAACCAAGATTTATAGCATTGACACCTTTTACATAGAGGATATAATACGGTATGCGCGCGGAGGGGATATtgaggaggatgatgaagatAGGAGCGACAGAGAAGGGGGAGAATTACCACCAAGTGGTTCGTTAACGCCGTCGTTAACGCGCCCCCCCAGGTGCGAAAAGGTAATCGAATTCATCCTTCGGCAAAAGAACCGCACGAAACTGCAATTGTCTCGTGGCGCAGAAGCACTACTTCAAAGAATAAAGAACGAATATGACAAGAGCATAAACCTCTTCAACTCCAAAAATGCCCAAAACGAATCGAATAGAGATATTGATGTAGAACAAATTATTCCAGCCAACGTATTTTCCAACATCTCGGAGCTGTGCCTAGAGTTAGTGCACAACTTGTGCCTTCTCGGAGATAGCGTTCTGATTTTCTTGTCGGGAATGCAAGACATAACAGACATGTACCACCAGTTGTGCATCCTTATCAACAACAACGCGAACAAGCACCAAGTGAGATTCCACATACATATACTCCACAGTTGCCTTTACGACAACACGATTCATAAGTTACACGAAAGCGACAAGGACCACATTAACATATTTCTCTCTTCTAACATCGCGGAAAGTTCAATCACCATCCCAAATGTAAGACTAGTCATCGACTTCTGCATACAGAAGAACATTGAATACAATTCCGATAGGAGAGCCCACATCTTAGTGAAGAAGTGGATTAATAAGTCGTCCATGGAGCAGAGGAAGGGGAGGTGTGGGAGAACATGCCATGGTATATGCATCCGCATGATTAGCAAGAATTTTTTGAATCTCCTAAAGGATCATAAGGTTAGCGAGGTTTACACACATAGCCTACACCTACTGTACCTATACATTTTAAAGAGCATGTCGGTGTTGAGTAAGCTGATAAGGGGGCCTCAAAAAGCAGGTATTCAGGATACTCCACCTGATGGATCTTCCACAGGGGTGGATACAATACCCCACAATAATAAATTAAGCATGCACGATGTACTTGGCATGATTATCGAGAAGCCATCCAAAGAGAAGATACGCAGCACGCGACAcgagttggaaaaaatgaaggcaaTAATTAAGATAAAGGATAAGCTTGTCATCTCCATCATTGGACAGATAATGATTCGCTTCAACATGGGCATATATCTCTGTCGATTGCTTCTCTTCGGGGTTATAATGGATGTAACATTCGACACGATTATTATAACTTCCATTATCAACACGAACGATATATTTCCATCCTTCAATCTGTTTACATCTAAGAGTGTATACTCCTATGGGGTGTCTCTCGAAATGTCTCTAAAACAGAAGCACTACTTTGATGGCAAAACCTACTCTGAACCCATTATGCTCCGGAACGTCTTTATCGAATGGCTATGTGTATTTTCCCTCTACGTCCAGGATCTAAAAACTCAAAATAAATTTGAGATGTGTCACCTAAAGAGCTACTACATTACCACCTGTACAATAATGAGCAAGAGAAACAACATCAATGCGAAGAAGTTACTCTGCGTGATAAGTAGCGTAAACAATTTGTGCAGAAGGTTGTTAAAAATACTAAGTAGAGATAGCAATGCATACAGGTCAGCTGTCTACCTTCTGAATCTACTCAAGGGGGAAGTACCTCCCACAGACAACGGATTACAAAACAATGGAGGGATGGATGATGCCCCTCCTCATGATCCCATGGATGAAACACTAAATTGGAAAAACGTCTTCCGCATTGTCACCAGATACGCATGTTATGATCCTTCTAATGAGAACCTTTATTTGAAGTTTCTCTTTTCCCTTGCTTTTACCCCCCTCTTTATCCATGGATCTCCACATTTACCTATCCAAACAGATTCTGAAAAGAAgaccaaagggaagaagcttCTTACCCTACTAAACTACATGACCTATCAAAAATTGAACGTAAAAAATTGCATCTATTTTAGGGGACCTTACTACGATTTGAACATTTTAAGGAAGGCTCTCTTCATCATGTGTCCTTATTTATCCTTCGACTTGCTAAAAACAAAGAACTTTTACATCATTCATTTTTCGGACAAGGGGGGTGTGAACAAGTATTTGAATGAGTCCCCTCCTAAGGGTGGGTTTTCCTCCCCCGCTGTCACTGACGACACAGAGACAGACTTCAACCAGAGCATCGGTAACAACAACTATGGAGTGCTACTGGGGCCTGAACTTAGAAGGGCCCTTTCAAACACAACGAACGAGGTACTTTATGAAGGAATAATTGAGAAGATAAAAAGAGAGCTTCTTCAAATGTATGGAAACAACATagagaagaatatttttttaaactttcaTGACAACATCATTAAGGTGGTCCATCCTGTCCAAGCCATAGTCCCCGTGCATGTAAACCAGAAGGACGAAATTAACAACGGGTCTCTGTGTACCAACATCATTAACATGTTTTCCAGTGGTCGTACTTGCTTTAGCATTCCCCTGTGGAAGGGCTCCTCTCATGGTGGTTCTCATTATCGCTCCGGTGCTTCTCGGGTCAGTAACTATTTTAACCACCAGTACGAGATGAACAAACCGAAGCATCTCTTCCTTGTGAAGTGGACCTTGCTGAATACGGACAATTACAAGATCAGCAAACGGGAGAAGGCAGAAAGGGAGATGCGGCGCGCGGAGCGGCAGGCACAGAAGCTGGAGCAAAATAGGGGACAAGTGAGAAGCGAAACCAAGGTCGATCGCATGGGCTGCACGAATTTACATATGAACGAGGATGATGACGGAGAAGATGACGATGAGTTAGGAGAGGGTGACATCCCTTCCAAGTGCGCCAACCAAAATGATGCAATCTCGGAAGAGCAGAAAGGAGAAGCCGCTTCACGCAACGCCAACAACTCCACCTCCGACTGCTCCGACCTCAGcaacaaagggaaaaagaaaaaaatgaagtgcaATTTGAATTTCAAGTCTATCCTTGGCTTCCTCTCCCTCTGCCCATTTGACTACGATGCAGAAAAGGGGATATACAGAAGACAGACGCAAGACATCTTTGCCGTCTGCTCAAGCATAGATTACAGCTGCACTAATGATACTTATACGTGGGTGAATTACGCTACTGTTATTCCAaacaaatattttcttaGTTTCTTCCTGTCGTCTCTACCCTACCATGATAACGTTATCATAAACACAAGAACAAATTTGAGAGGGTTCGAAGTTTTGTCTGTAAAGATCTTCGATTCGAAAGAAATAGTTATTCTTGAtgcgaggaagaagaagcccAAGGGGGGTGACACAATGACAGCTCAGGGGGACAACAGAGGAGTGACATATGAAGAGAGGAAACAAGGTGTCCCCCCAACCTCATTGTTCATTAACAAGTACGACTTGTTGCGTATCAATTACTTGAGGTACTGtttatcctcctttttattttttctcacatGGATGTATAACAACCGGGATGAGGAGGAGTACTGCATGGAGACCAGCCACCTGGGAGAGAAGTGTACCTCTACGGCATTGGCGAATTCCTCAAGGGGCGAAGCGAACACCGGATGGGTAGCCCAGTCGAATAGGAAAACTGGCAACACGGGTGATAATGGTGGTGATGTTCACAGTGATCCCGAAGAGAAGGCGGACCGCGACGTAACAGAAGAGGTAAACGAACCGGACGAATATTTCAGCGAGGACGACGCAATGAGCGATGTGGAGGAAAATCGCGTACTCAGGGAAAGCCCCTACATCAGAAGAGTCATACAAAACttaattgaagaaaataataggGAGGAAATAAACTACGATATGTACGCAGTggaaaatgatgatgatgaagatgatgagaatgatgaggaggatgacgatgatggTAGTGACGATTCGGATAATGATGACGAGGATAATGACGTTCACCATGGTGAGTGGGGCGGCACTGCGCTACCCTATCGACGGGAAAGGAGCGCACAATTCAACCTCAGCTTACTACGTGCGAGTGAAGACTTAGAAACCTTGGACGTAACATGGAATGACGGAAAAGGGGCGCATCTCTTAAAGACGTATGACCACCTTCACAGCTACTTAAGCTCCCCTAATGATCCATCATTATCTAACAGTTCGCCTCGGGAGAAATATCAGACGTGCTTATCGTCAGTGAAGAAGTGCCACTTGAATAATAACATTTCCCTTCATATTTTGCAGTCTGTGAATGCATATGCGAAGGGCTGCACGTCGGAAgaattcctcttttttaatcCGATCAACTTGGGGCCAATGGAAGATTTGAATTACCGCCTGCGGTGCATGTACTACGAGGAGTGCTCCACGGATAGGGACACTACACACAATCGCGTTGGAGGGAGTTAG